The Moorena producens PAL-8-15-08-1 genomic interval GGCGTACATCTGTTGACGGGAAGTACCGGAAAGCTGTTCTAGTTCTTGCCAGGATTGGTTAGCTAGGGTTGCTTTTAATTGCTCAAAATTAGTCGTATGATTTTTGATGAAGGATAAGTCTACCCAATTGTTGGCAATCATTTCCTTGAGGGTGCCATTTAGGAATGCCATATCCCCACCCATGTTGATTAAAAAGAAGTCTTCGGCAAATTTAGTACCAAATAAGGCACTTTCGGGAATCGAAGGCACCCAATAGCGTTCCATACCTGGTTCTTGGTAAGTGTTAATTACCACGATTTTGGTACCAGCCTTCTTAGCCCAGTGGAGATATTTAACTGTAACTGGCTGATTGTTAGCAACGTTAGAGCCAATGAATACTAATAAATCTGTACCAATCCAATCTTTATAAGAACAAGTAGTAGCTGCTACCCCTAATCCCCCTTTAAGTCCAGCAGTACTGGGAGAATGGCAGATGCGAGCAGCATTATCTATATTATTAGTCCCTATCGCTCGCACTGCTTTTTGGGCAGCGTAGTAGGTTTCATTTACTGTACCTCTACTGGTTAGATAAACGCTGAATCGGTTGGTGCTGGTGTCAATAGATGAAGGGAAACTATTCCTTAGGGAATTGCTGATTAATTCCAGTGCTTTATCCCAGCTAATTCGACGGAATCCTTTCTCACCTTGTTGCCGCATCATGGGGTAAGGAAGCCGTCCCAAATCCCGTAGTTGGATACTTTTTTTCTTCTGAAGCTGGGAGACATCTGCTAAAATTTCGGGGTCAAATGCTGCCATGGTATTCATCCGCAACATCCGCAGCCTGACATTACAGACATGGACACCATCAAGAGTCCAGTCTTTCATACCAGTAGTGCCAAGGGCGCAACCGTCGCACACTCCGTGATTTAAGATATCCCAAGCATAGGATAACTGGTCTCGGTTTTCCCAAGCTGCTCTGAAGACTTCCCAATAATTGTTCGGGTATTGTTCACCAATACCGAATGGTTTCCAGTTTGCCCAGTGGGAAGGAGTCCAGCCTTTTTTGGGTTGACGCAGCATGAGTTTTGAGTAAGGTAAAAATCTGGGTACTTGATCACATTACCATAAACTTTAGCAGACAAACTATTACGTAATATTAATTTTGTATCTATTACTAATTAGAGCAAATAAAAGATAGTTTAAGACATAGTTTTTTTCTGAAATAAAACAGTTGGGTAGGGTGCGTTAGGGACGGACTCGCCCTGATTTTATCAGTAAGTATTGGGACAGTCCGTCCCGTAACGCACCACAGGTTCAAACAGCATGCATTGAGATGCACCCCAATATAACTATGTATTCAACGTCAGTTGTTAGCTATCATCATTAAAATAAACCTGTTTGATTATAATTGAATATTTTGAGATTATATCGAATTTAAAGTCTGGGTAAAAGCCCATCAGCTTTCCGTAACAGAGATTAGCAACAAAGCACCTCAAGTAGCTTAGCCATGACCGTAGCGTGGCCATTACCGTAGCGTCGTGACCCAAAGGCCAAGGCCAACGGCTGATATCTGAATGCTTACTCTTAACCGTTACTTCGACTGCTATACAAAAGATTGGGAAGCAGGTATCCTATGCCTAAAAAATTTGTAGCACTATTAGATAGTATTAGATAGGATTAGCAAAATGATTAAACTACCGATAAGGTCATATAGCAGTTCTCAATTAGGTATTGAAAACTGCTATCAACCAACTATGAATCAGTACCGCAGCAAAACTAAATCCCAAGTCTGGGTAGTGGAAAACAGCCAAGTGCGATCGCGTTTAGATCAACTGGCAACAGAGGAACCCTTGGAAATTCGCCTGACCTCTCCCCAGAAAACCGTTGCGGTGACGATGCGCACCCCAGGGGCAGATTTTGAACTAGCAGCAGGGTTCCTCTACAGTGAAGGAATTGTAAAGGATCGGGATGATATTCAACGGATTAGCTACTGTGTGGATTCTAATCGAGATGGTGAGCAGCGCTATAACATTGTGAATGTGACCCTGAGGCAGGAACTTACTCCAGATTTGCAGCCCCTGGAACGCCACTTTTTTACCACCAGCGCCTGTGGAATTTGTGGAAAAGCTAGTCTTGAGGCACTACGGTTGCGAGGGTGTCCAGTGATGTCTGATGCTATGGAAGTCAGCACTGAGGTGATTTACAGCCTCTCGGAACAGCTGCGTTCAGCTCAATCAGTGTTTTCCACAACTGGGGGAATCCATGCTGCTGGGTTGTTTAATTCCCAAGGAGAATTACTCTCGTTACAAGAAGATGTAGGACGTCACAATGCTGTGGATAAATTGGTGGGTTCAGCGTTATTAACTAATCAACTGCCTTTAAGCGATCGCATTGTGATGGTAAGTGGGCGCTCTAGTTTTGAGATTCTACAGAAATGTCTGATGGCTAGGGTACCAATTGTTTGCGCAGTATCTGCTCCCAGCAGTCTAGCGGTAACCCTAGCCAGAGAGTTTGGGATTACCCTAGTGGGATTTCTGCGGGGAAAACGGTTTAATGTTTACTCTGGCAAAGAGCGTATTTGCAGTTTGTCTGATCGTAGTTGAAATGTCAGGATTCAGCCGTTAGCTTAAAGCTCAGGCTGCATCGCTGATGCAGCCTGAGCTTTAAGTGTAACTTACCCTATTCAAATAGTATGCCCATAGCCCATAAGCTGATAGCTGAATGCCTGCTTGACTGACAAAACTATTCAACAGCGTAGTGGTACGTTTGTATTTTGAATGGATTAGAAAGTAAATCAATACCTAGTTTGGTGCGGGTAAGGCCGGCAGGATAAAAGCCGAAGCGGCTCGAATGACAGCGGAACGTTCCTTGAAAGGAACGCGACCCCCTGGATAGGTTGTATATTGCTGACAAAATTCTGCTAATTCTGTCGCTGATTCAGTCGTTGATAGCCCACTTAGAATAAAAGTGAGTCGGTCAGGAGCAGCTAAAGTCACATTGCAAGGGCGACTACAGGCAGCCATACAGCGAACCGGCTGAAGATGAACGGTATCTTGTAAATTTCGGACAGCTAGTTCAGTTTGGAGTTGGTTGATAAAGTATTGGCCGATACTTTTTAGCTACCAGAATCTGCCAAAAGCGGATTCTGGCTCACTAATGCAAGCTGATTCCTCAGCCAGGGGGTATCTCCCAAGGCTCGCAGAAAGATTCCACGAGCGCCGTTGATGTCTCTGTCCATTGCACGACCATCAACTTTTGATTTGATTATTTTACTTCCGCCAATGTTCACCATTTCGCCAGTCCAGCTAACCGTTTTGCTGGTATAAGCTTCACAAACATCTACTACTGTCTTGCCGGTTAAGAAGGCTTTATGCTTTAGGAATTCTTTGAACCGATAATGAGCAAAGTTGAGCATATTGCGGACAGTCTTAGATCTGAGTTTTCTATTTCCTTTTTTTGACATTTGAGATGTCTCAAAAGTAGGAAGTAGTATCACATCAAAGTTGTCTACAAGAAATCTGGCTGCTTTGTGATGGAGTTCATCTATCAAGTTTTGAATCCTGATTATCATCCGGCGAGCAGCTTTCCTCATTCGGCGTTTTTGTCCACGTTTAGCTTTGCTAATTTTGGACAGTAGATTATCTAGGTGCTGACACAGTCTTTGGATTTGGGAAAAGTCTCCATGTCCAATCTTTCCGACGGAAGTCTCACTAAAAAAGGTGAGGAAGGTTCTGACTCCAGGGTAAGCAAGCAACTACTCGCCCTTGGTTATCGGTTTTCTCTTTCGTTGCTTCATGGGGGACCACCAAATAGTAATCCCCATTGTGGCTGGTTAGTCTGCAATCTCCAATATTGCTGGGAAGAGACTCTGCATAGGATATCTCCCCTAGCTTGGTATAATAGACGCCTTTCTCAGATACTGCCGACTTTGGTATGTAACAAGACTGTCTTGGGTTTTTACGAGACCTAAATCGGACTCGATTAATCTGCGAAGTCTTTTTGTACTTCTTTTTTGCCTCCCGTACGGCGGTGCAAGCATCCTTTATCGCTATGGATTTAATTTGATAAGGCACTGACTTACACCACTTGGGTAGGTCGTTTAGTATGCTGGTCTTGATGGCCTTCCAATTGGCCTTAACTTCACCGCTTTGAAGAATTTTGACGGTTTTGTTGAATACGTAACGGGACACCCCAAACCATCTGCGAATAAGCGATCGCTGTTCAGGGTTTAGGAACACTCTTATCTTCTTCGATTTTCTTACCGTATTTTCTGAGTCCGTGGACAGGCCGCGAAAAGACGTGAATGATGGAGAGAAGATCTGCGGTTTGCTCGGACTCGGGACAACTTTCAGGTTGGTCGAGAACCAGGATTTTTCCACCGTTGAGACCGACCAAGTACTCAATGAGTTCAAACCCGAATCGGGTGAGTCTGTCTCTACAGGTAACAATAATTGTGAGCTGATCTCCGCGCACAATTCGTTCCAATATGGTTCTAAGACCTTTCCTTTTGTAGTTGAGTCCTGACCCGATGTCAAAGATGATTTCCGCTTCTGGGAAGAGTGAGTGGAGGTAGGCGATTTGCCTGGCAAGGTCGTCTTTTTGCTTGTGGGTACTGACTCGACAATACCCAATGCTGAACTGACAAACTGGATCCACACCTCTTTTGAAGCTACCAAACCTGAGCAAGCTTTCGGTGTCAAAGAGTCTGGTTCCTCCAGGGGTTTTTTCGCACCTGATTGTGCCATTATCCGCATACTTCCTCAAAGTGTTCCCCGATAATCCCGTAAGTTCGACCGCCTTACGGAAAGGGACTAGTACCATAATTAAAATCTCACACACTTTTGTAAATAGTGCAAGATTTTTATATAAATCTCTTAGCAGTTGCTAGCCTCCTGACAAACCGCCTCGGCTTTTTTCTGTCGCAGAAAATCGACAAAGAGAACAGACGAATAAAG includes:
- the fdhD gene encoding formate dehydrogenase accessory sulfurtransferase FdhD, with product MNQYRSKTKSQVWVVENSQVRSRLDQLATEEPLEIRLTSPQKTVAVTMRTPGADFELAAGFLYSEGIVKDRDDIQRISYCVDSNRDGEQRYNIVNVTLRQELTPDLQPLERHFFTTSACGICGKASLEALRLRGCPVMSDAMEVSTEVIYSLSEQLRSAQSVFSTTGGIHAAGLFNSQGELLSLQEDVGRHNAVDKLVGSALLTNQLPLSDRIVMVSGRSSFEILQKCLMARVPIVCAVSAPSSLAVTLAREFGITLVGFLRGKRFNVYSGKERICSLSDRS
- a CDS encoding DUF1636 domain-containing protein — protein: MGQYFINQLQTELAVRNLQDTVHLQPVRCMAACSRPCNVTLAAPDRLTFILSGLSTTESATELAEFCQQYTTYPGGRVPFKERSAVIRAASAFILPALPAPN
- a CDS encoding IS607 family transposase, which produces MVLVPFRKAVELTGLSGNTLRKYADNGTIRCEKTPGGTRLFDTESLLRFGSFKRGVDPVCQFSIGYCRVSTHKQKDDLARQIAYLHSLFPEAEIIFDIGSGLNYKRKGLRTILERIVRGDQLTIIVTCRDRLTRFGFELIEYLVGLNGGKILVLDQPESCPESEQTADLLSIIHVFSRPVHGLRKYGKKIEEDKSVPKP
- a CDS encoding zinc ribbon domain-containing protein, which codes for MLAYPGVRTFLTFFSETSVGKIGHGDFSQIQRLCQHLDNLLSKISKAKRGQKRRMRKAARRMIIRIQNLIDELHHKAARFLVDNFDVILLPTFETSQMSKKGNRKLRSKTVRNMLNFAHYRFKEFLKHKAFLTGKTVVDVCEAYTSKTVSWTGEMVNIGGSKIIKSKVDGRAMDRDINGARGIFLRALGDTPWLRNQLALVSQNPLLADSGS
- a CDS encoding helix-turn-helix domain-containing protein, with amino-acid sequence MFLNPEQRSLIRRWFGVSRYVFNKTVKILQSGEVKANWKAIKTSILNDLPKWCKSVPYQIKSIAIKDACTAVREAKKKYKKTSQINRVRFRSRKNPRQSCYIPKSAVSEKGVYYTKLGEISYAESLPSNIGDCRLTSHNGDYYLVVPHEATKEKTDNQGRVVACLPWSQNLPHLF